The following proteins come from a genomic window of Ilumatobacter coccineus YM16-304:
- a CDS encoding SGNH/GDSL hydrolase family protein has product MNEMNGAGGISSGARTATTPQHATRRAGRRSLRRASRLVGLVFALLLPVVAVVSTVAEPSGTVHAVPVQIDKSQVGPYGAVTVIGDSVLLGSAVVSPTLADRLLERGWGPIKMRAGEGYTSGKFGVRQDFRATYWLDLWRSQGWDAPNVIVNIGANDSGFCDTDLACARDAVMHVVNNIGPGHRIWWPQITRLYTAHPQQNNWNLALTQIAAERDDFFTWDWPAELPLYNSPDGTHLDAPGYRARSARMAEVFTLTLARATDDGTEAELPSPSAPPSTFVSLPAERIIDTRTDEPGRQTTGDVLTLDFGDLIPDDTTAVSLYVAAALSGGNGYLAAGPCGEPNSGATVNFAAGAARGAPSITAVGDDGTVCIETSGETDVIVDLQGAFVSSADGLKLDPLDTPERLVDTRDTGRATELVIDAPEGAEAVAVNLAAIKASGIGYLEAYPCGDPAGVANVNYRPGPPVSGSAIVDVADDGTVCVSSSTPTDVAVDITGSFAADGALSFVPVAPTRTLDTRHAIGGWSPIHGAEQVLDVRVAPPSAEAVTGTLTVVRPVGTTYVASYGCVGDPPNASVNVGAGAVAANSLTSGVTADGELCFLAAGATTTVFDTTGWWVS; this is encoded by the coding sequence ATGAACGAGATGAACGGGGCGGGCGGCATCTCCAGCGGTGCGCGTACTGCGACCACACCGCAACACGCCACCCGACGCGCCGGCCGCCGATCCCTTCGACGCGCGAGCCGACTGGTCGGTCTCGTGTTCGCCCTGCTGCTGCCCGTCGTCGCCGTCGTCTCCACCGTCGCCGAACCGTCGGGCACCGTGCACGCCGTACCGGTACAGATCGACAAGAGCCAGGTCGGCCCCTACGGCGCCGTGACCGTGATCGGCGACTCCGTGCTGCTCGGATCGGCCGTCGTGTCCCCCACGCTGGCCGATCGGCTCCTCGAGCGTGGGTGGGGCCCGATCAAGATGCGCGCCGGCGAGGGCTACACGTCCGGCAAGTTCGGCGTGCGCCAAGACTTCCGAGCGACGTACTGGCTCGACCTGTGGCGATCGCAGGGCTGGGACGCGCCGAACGTCATCGTCAACATCGGCGCCAACGACTCGGGCTTCTGCGACACCGACCTCGCGTGTGCTCGCGACGCGGTGATGCACGTCGTGAACAACATCGGGCCGGGCCACCGGATCTGGTGGCCACAGATCACGCGGCTCTACACCGCACACCCACAGCAGAACAACTGGAACCTCGCGCTGACCCAGATCGCTGCGGAGCGTGACGACTTCTTCACCTGGGACTGGCCGGCCGAGCTCCCGCTCTACAACTCGCCCGACGGCACGCACCTCGACGCGCCCGGCTACCGCGCCCGATCGGCGCGCATGGCAGAGGTGTTCACGCTCACGCTGGCCCGAGCCACCGACGACGGAACCGAAGCCGAGCTGCCGTCGCCGTCGGCACCTCCGAGCACGTTCGTGTCGTTGCCCGCCGAACGGATCATCGACACCCGCACCGACGAGCCCGGCCGCCAGACGACCGGCGACGTCCTCACCCTCGACTTCGGCGATCTGATCCCCGACGACACCACCGCCGTCTCCCTGTACGTCGCGGCGGCGCTGTCGGGCGGCAACGGCTATCTCGCCGCCGGCCCGTGTGGCGAGCCCAACTCCGGTGCCACGGTCAACTTCGCTGCGGGAGCGGCCCGCGGCGCTCCGTCCATCACCGCGGTGGGCGACGACGGGACCGTCTGCATCGAGACCTCGGGCGAGACCGATGTGATCGTCGATCTGCAGGGCGCGTTCGTCAGCTCCGCCGACGGCCTGAAGCTCGATCCGCTCGACACACCCGAACGCCTCGTCGACACCCGCGACACCGGTCGAGCCACCGAGCTGGTGATCGACGCTCCCGAGGGGGCCGAAGCGGTCGCGGTCAACCTGGCCGCGATCAAGGCGTCGGGGATCGGCTACCTCGAGGCGTACCCGTGCGGCGACCCGGCCGGCGTCGCGAACGTCAACTATCGGCCCGGCCCACCGGTGTCGGGCAGCGCGATCGTCGACGTCGCCGACGACGGCACCGTCTGCGTGTCGTCGAGCACGCCGACCGATGTGGCCGTCGACATCACCGGATCGTTCGCCGCCGACGGCGCACTGTCGTTCGTGCCGGTTGCGCCGACACGCACACTCGACACCCGCCACGCCATCGGTGGATGGTCGCCGATCCACGGAGCCGAGCAGGTCCTCGACGTGCGCGTCGCTCCGCCGTCGGCCGAGGCGGTCACCGGCACACTCACCGTCGTCCGGCCGGTCGGCACCACCTACGTCGCGAGCTATGGCTGCGTCGGTGACCCACCCAATGCGTCGGTCAACGTCGGTGCCGGTGCGGTCGCCGCCAACTCGCTCACGTCGGGCGTGACCGCCGACGGTGAACTCTGCTTCCTGGCGGCGGGGGCGACCACGACCGTGTTCGACACGACCGGGTGGTGGGTGTCGTGA
- a CDS encoding SGNH/GDSL hydrolase family protein, translating into MGVVIRRLLLTGAVVLAATVAVGAGDSDVPVVEAAPESERVTLFSDSVGLGTRGYFDRAFPASYEANVFGTPALFVEQLESKHVRPTLAGARHLIGDHVVIAAGYNYPYWDPARFDRSIDSMIDTLTNAGVKHVYWVTLREVKPEYISASAWRQVQPYYWYFPTVNDHLESALGRHPNLTLVDWAAVADRPGITYDAIHLNGTGAELYSATVADAVRTNATRPVDGSVTKIDVTDTPGVSAVALNLASTNTRTTGYFTAFACGDTPPDVANLNYERGDISSAAAIVPVDDDGNVCVYVDAASNVIVDVFGTFDESTGLTAVAPNRVADSRSGSPQSAGDTLELKVASAGATAVALNVTGIRPTSFGYITVHGCDDEPTTATVNLAAGVISSNLVMVRPDDDGNVCVTTSDTTSHLTVDRFATFTNEASIIPVTPTRLLDSRPNGEPSAGQVHRFDVADTPIVTDETASLDADDVSAVFMNLAVVAPQANGFSTAWPCSDPRPDTANVNFRAGVTVSNFVTVAPDESGEVCVWTSAAAHVVIDVLGAAASGFDGFTPVRKIDTRN; encoded by the coding sequence GTGGGTGTCGTGATCCGGCGCCTGCTCCTCACCGGCGCAGTCGTGCTCGCCGCGACGGTCGCCGTCGGAGCAGGCGACAGCGACGTTCCGGTCGTCGAAGCGGCGCCCGAATCGGAACGGGTCACGCTCTTCTCCGATTCGGTCGGGCTGGGCACCCGCGGCTACTTCGACCGCGCGTTTCCGGCGAGCTACGAGGCCAACGTGTTCGGCACGCCGGCCCTCTTCGTCGAACAACTCGAATCGAAGCACGTCCGCCCGACGCTCGCCGGGGCTCGACACCTCATCGGCGACCACGTCGTCATCGCCGCCGGTTACAACTACCCGTACTGGGATCCCGCGAGGTTCGATCGATCGATCGACTCGATGATCGACACGCTCACCAACGCCGGGGTGAAGCACGTGTACTGGGTGACGCTGCGCGAGGTGAAGCCCGAGTACATCTCGGCGAGCGCGTGGCGTCAGGTGCAGCCGTACTACTGGTACTTCCCGACGGTGAACGACCATCTCGAGTCGGCGCTCGGACGCCACCCGAACCTCACGCTGGTCGACTGGGCCGCGGTCGCCGATCGACCGGGCATCACGTACGACGCCATCCACCTCAACGGCACCGGTGCCGAGTTGTACAGCGCCACCGTCGCCGATGCCGTGCGCACCAACGCGACGCGACCGGTCGACGGCTCGGTCACGAAGATCGACGTCACCGACACGCCCGGCGTCAGCGCCGTGGCGCTCAACCTGGCGTCGACCAACACCCGCACGACCGGCTACTTCACCGCGTTCGCGTGCGGCGACACGCCACCCGATGTGGCCAACCTCAACTACGAGCGCGGCGACATCTCCTCCGCGGCAGCGATCGTCCCGGTCGACGACGACGGCAACGTCTGCGTCTACGTCGATGCCGCCAGCAACGTCATCGTCGACGTGTTCGGCACCTTCGACGAGTCGACGGGGCTCACCGCAGTCGCGCCGAATCGCGTGGCCGACTCCCGGTCCGGTTCGCCACAGTCGGCGGGCGACACCCTCGAACTGAAGGTGGCCTCGGCGGGAGCCACCGCCGTCGCACTCAACGTCACCGGCATCCGACCGACATCGTTCGGCTACATCACCGTGCACGGATGCGACGACGAACCGACGACGGCAACGGTCAACCTCGCCGCCGGGGTGATCAGCTCGAACCTGGTCATGGTGCGCCCCGACGACGACGGCAACGTCTGCGTCACCACGAGCGACACCACGTCGCACCTCACCGTCGACCGGTTCGCGACGTTCACGAACGAGGCGTCGATCATCCCCGTCACCCCGACCCGCCTCCTCGACTCTCGGCCCAACGGCGAGCCGAGCGCCGGGCAGGTCCACCGATTCGACGTCGCCGACACACCGATCGTCACCGACGAGACAGCGAGCCTCGACGCCGACGACGTGTCGGCGGTCTTCATGAACCTCGCCGTGGTGGCCCCGCAGGCGAACGGGTTCTCGACGGCCTGGCCGTGCAGCGACCCTCGGCCCGACACCGCCAACGTCAACTTCCGTGCCGGCGTGACCGTGTCGAACTTCGTCACGGTGGCGCCCGACGAGTCCGGCGAGGTGTGCGTTTGGACCAGTGCCGCCGCCCATGTCGTGATCGACGTGCTCGGCGCAGCGGCGTCGGGCTTCGACGGGTTCACCCCGGTACGCAAGATCGACACGAGGAACTGA